In Capsicum annuum cultivar UCD-10X-F1 chromosome 7, UCD10Xv1.1, whole genome shotgun sequence, one genomic interval encodes:
- the LOC107877811 gene encoding protein NRT1/ PTR FAMILY 8.1 isoform X3, which produces MSTNLVVYFKTQLDQHSATAAKNQANWSGTCYVMPLIGAFLADSYLGRYWTIAIFSIIYVCGMALLTISASVPGLRPTCYEKDKCHATDGQTAVFFVALYLVALGTGGIKPCVSSYGADQFDDADPIERNYKNSFFNWFYFSINIGALVASSLIVWIQQDIGWGWGFGVPAVAMAFAVISFFGGSHLYRYQKPGGSPLTRICQVVVASFRKYDISLPAEKSLLYETTAAESAIKGSRKLAHTNELRFFDKAAVRTESDENRGSTNNWKLCTVTQVEELKSVIKLLPIWATGIIFSTVYNQMSNMFVLQAMYMDTHLGKFKIPEASLSVFDTIAVILWVPVYDRMLIPFVRKFTGHKNGLSQLQRMGTGLVISVFAMVSAAVVEVVRLGIVKRHNYYDTTNDIPMSVFWQIPQYMIIGCAEVFTFIGQLEFFYDQAPDSMRSLCAALSLTTTALGSYVSSLLVTIVTDLSTKNGKAGWIADNPNYGKLHYFFLLLSVLSVLNFFIFLVVAKRYKYKKAINKDDLVPMVVDDDDKLAL; this is translated from the exons ATGAGCACCAATCTTGTGGTTTATTTTAAGACTCAACTTGATCAACACAGTGCTACGGCGGCTAAAAATCAAGCGAATTGGTCAGGGACATGCTATGTCATGCCTTTGATTGGAGCATTTCTCGCCGACTCTTATCTTGGAAGATACTGGACAATTGCCATATTCTCAATTATCTATGTTTGT GGGATGGCATTATTGACAATCTCAGCATCAGTACCAGGGCTTAGGCCAACTTGTTATGAAAAAGATAAATGTCATGCGACCGATGGTCAGACAGCAGTGTTCTTCGTTGCTCTCTACTTAGTAGCACTTGGAACCGGAGGGATCAAACCGTGTGTGTCATCCTATGGTGCGGACCAGTTTGATGATGCTGATCCTATTGAGAGGAACTACAAGAATTCCTTCTTTAATTGGTTTTACTTCTCCATCAATATCGGGGCTCTCGTTGCTTCTTCCTTGATAGTCTGGATACAACAGGACATTGGCTGGGGCTGGGGATTTGGTGTTCCTGCTGTCGCTATGGCATTTGCTGTTATATCGTTCTTTGGAGGATCTCATCTCTATCGATACCAAAAGCCTGGAGGCAGCCCTTTGACGCGTATTTGCCAGGTTGTTGTGGCTTCTTTTAGAAAATACGATATTTCATTGCCTGCCGAAAAATCTCTGTTATATGAGACTACAGCAGCTGAATCCGCCATCAAAGGGAGTCGCAAACTGGCTCATACAAACGAGTTGAG ATTCTTCGACAAAGCTGCTGTGAGAACAGAGTCGGATGAGAACAGAGGTTCTACAAACAATTGGAAGCTTTGCACAGTGACACAAGTTGAGGAGCTCAAGTCTGTTATCAAGTTGCTACCTATTTGGGCTACTGGGATTATCTTCAGCACAGTTTATAACCAAATGAGCAATATGTTTGTGTTGCAAGCCATGTATATGGATACACATTTAGGCAAATTCAAAATCCCCGAGGCTTCGCTTTCTGTTTTTGACACCATCGCAGTGATTCTCTGGGTTCCTGTCTACGATAGAATGCTTATCCCATTCGTTCGAAAGTTCACAGGTCACAAGAATGGATTGTCTCAACTCCAACGTATGGGTACGGGCCTAGTTATATCAGTTTTTGCGATGGTATCTGCTGCAGTCGTAGAGGTAGTTAGGCTCGGGATAGTAAAAAGGCACAATTACTATGACACCACAAATGACATCCCAATGTCTGTATTTTGGCAAATTCCTCAGTACATGATAATTGGTTGTGCTGAAGTTTTCACATTTATTGGTCAGTTGGAGTTTTTCTATGATCAAGCGCCTGATTCAATGCGGAGTTTGTGTGCTGCTCTATCTCTGACAACCACCGCGCTTGGGAGTTATGTGAGCTCATTGTTGGTAACCATTGTCACAGATTTGAGCACGAAGAATGGAAAGGCGGGATGGATAGCAGACAATCCAAACTATGGAAAgcttcattatttcttcttgctatTGTCCGTTTTAAGCGTGTTGAACTTCTTCATTTTCCTTGTTGTTGCAAAGAGGTACAAGTATAAGAAGGCGATCAACAAGGACGATCTTGTTCCAATGGTGGTTGATGATGACGACAAGCTCGCTTTGTGA
- the LOC107877811 gene encoding protein NRT1/ PTR FAMILY 8.1 isoform X1 translates to MKERESKRKAMAEEEDIYTKDGTVDYRNKPANKKKTGTWKACPYILGNECCERLAYYGMSTNLVVYFKTQLDQHSATAAKNQANWSGTCYVMPLIGAFLADSYLGRYWTIAIFSIIYVCGMALLTISASVPGLRPTCYEKDKCHATDGQTAVFFVALYLVALGTGGIKPCVSSYGADQFDDADPIERNYKNSFFNWFYFSINIGALVASSLIVWIQQDIGWGWGFGVPAVAMAFAVISFFGGSHLYRYQKPGGSPLTRICQVVVASFRKYDISLPAEKSLLYETTAAESAIKGSRKLAHTNELRFFDKAAVRTESDENRGSTNNWKLCTVTQVEELKSVIKLLPIWATGIIFSTVYNQMSNMFVLQAMYMDTHLGKFKIPEASLSVFDTIAVILWVPVYDRMLIPFVRKFTGHKNGLSQLQRMGTGLVISVFAMVSAAVVEVVRLGIVKRHNYYDTTNDIPMSVFWQIPQYMIIGCAEVFTFIGQLEFFYDQAPDSMRSLCAALSLTTTALGSYVSSLLVTIVTDLSTKNGKAGWIADNPNYGKLHYFFLLLSVLSVLNFFIFLVVAKRYKYKKAINKDDLVPMVVDDDDKLAL, encoded by the exons ATGAAAGAGAGAGAAAGCAAAAGAAAA GCCATGGCAGAAGAAGAAGATATCTATACTAAGGATGGAACTGTCGATTATCGGAATAAGCCTGCAAATAAGAAGAAAACAGGAACTTGGAAGGCTTGCCCTTATATACTTG GGAATGAATGCTGTGAAAGATTGGCATATTATGGGATGAGCACCAATCTTGTGGTTTATTTTAAGACTCAACTTGATCAACACAGTGCTACGGCGGCTAAAAATCAAGCGAATTGGTCAGGGACATGCTATGTCATGCCTTTGATTGGAGCATTTCTCGCCGACTCTTATCTTGGAAGATACTGGACAATTGCCATATTCTCAATTATCTATGTTTGT GGGATGGCATTATTGACAATCTCAGCATCAGTACCAGGGCTTAGGCCAACTTGTTATGAAAAAGATAAATGTCATGCGACCGATGGTCAGACAGCAGTGTTCTTCGTTGCTCTCTACTTAGTAGCACTTGGAACCGGAGGGATCAAACCGTGTGTGTCATCCTATGGTGCGGACCAGTTTGATGATGCTGATCCTATTGAGAGGAACTACAAGAATTCCTTCTTTAATTGGTTTTACTTCTCCATCAATATCGGGGCTCTCGTTGCTTCTTCCTTGATAGTCTGGATACAACAGGACATTGGCTGGGGCTGGGGATTTGGTGTTCCTGCTGTCGCTATGGCATTTGCTGTTATATCGTTCTTTGGAGGATCTCATCTCTATCGATACCAAAAGCCTGGAGGCAGCCCTTTGACGCGTATTTGCCAGGTTGTTGTGGCTTCTTTTAGAAAATACGATATTTCATTGCCTGCCGAAAAATCTCTGTTATATGAGACTACAGCAGCTGAATCCGCCATCAAAGGGAGTCGCAAACTGGCTCATACAAACGAGTTGAG ATTCTTCGACAAAGCTGCTGTGAGAACAGAGTCGGATGAGAACAGAGGTTCTACAAACAATTGGAAGCTTTGCACAGTGACACAAGTTGAGGAGCTCAAGTCTGTTATCAAGTTGCTACCTATTTGGGCTACTGGGATTATCTTCAGCACAGTTTATAACCAAATGAGCAATATGTTTGTGTTGCAAGCCATGTATATGGATACACATTTAGGCAAATTCAAAATCCCCGAGGCTTCGCTTTCTGTTTTTGACACCATCGCAGTGATTCTCTGGGTTCCTGTCTACGATAGAATGCTTATCCCATTCGTTCGAAAGTTCACAGGTCACAAGAATGGATTGTCTCAACTCCAACGTATGGGTACGGGCCTAGTTATATCAGTTTTTGCGATGGTATCTGCTGCAGTCGTAGAGGTAGTTAGGCTCGGGATAGTAAAAAGGCACAATTACTATGACACCACAAATGACATCCCAATGTCTGTATTTTGGCAAATTCCTCAGTACATGATAATTGGTTGTGCTGAAGTTTTCACATTTATTGGTCAGTTGGAGTTTTTCTATGATCAAGCGCCTGATTCAATGCGGAGTTTGTGTGCTGCTCTATCTCTGACAACCACCGCGCTTGGGAGTTATGTGAGCTCATTGTTGGTAACCATTGTCACAGATTTGAGCACGAAGAATGGAAAGGCGGGATGGATAGCAGACAATCCAAACTATGGAAAgcttcattatttcttcttgctatTGTCCGTTTTAAGCGTGTTGAACTTCTTCATTTTCCTTGTTGTTGCAAAGAGGTACAAGTATAAGAAGGCGATCAACAAGGACGATCTTGTTCCAATGGTGGTTGATGATGACGACAAGCTCGCTTTGTGA
- the LOC107877811 gene encoding protein NRT1/ PTR FAMILY 8.1 isoform X2, with amino-acid sequence MAEEEDIYTKDGTVDYRNKPANKKKTGTWKACPYILGNECCERLAYYGMSTNLVVYFKTQLDQHSATAAKNQANWSGTCYVMPLIGAFLADSYLGRYWTIAIFSIIYVCGMALLTISASVPGLRPTCYEKDKCHATDGQTAVFFVALYLVALGTGGIKPCVSSYGADQFDDADPIERNYKNSFFNWFYFSINIGALVASSLIVWIQQDIGWGWGFGVPAVAMAFAVISFFGGSHLYRYQKPGGSPLTRICQVVVASFRKYDISLPAEKSLLYETTAAESAIKGSRKLAHTNELRFFDKAAVRTESDENRGSTNNWKLCTVTQVEELKSVIKLLPIWATGIIFSTVYNQMSNMFVLQAMYMDTHLGKFKIPEASLSVFDTIAVILWVPVYDRMLIPFVRKFTGHKNGLSQLQRMGTGLVISVFAMVSAAVVEVVRLGIVKRHNYYDTTNDIPMSVFWQIPQYMIIGCAEVFTFIGQLEFFYDQAPDSMRSLCAALSLTTTALGSYVSSLLVTIVTDLSTKNGKAGWIADNPNYGKLHYFFLLLSVLSVLNFFIFLVVAKRYKYKKAINKDDLVPMVVDDDDKLAL; translated from the exons ATGGCAGAAGAAGAAGATATCTATACTAAGGATGGAACTGTCGATTATCGGAATAAGCCTGCAAATAAGAAGAAAACAGGAACTTGGAAGGCTTGCCCTTATATACTTG GGAATGAATGCTGTGAAAGATTGGCATATTATGGGATGAGCACCAATCTTGTGGTTTATTTTAAGACTCAACTTGATCAACACAGTGCTACGGCGGCTAAAAATCAAGCGAATTGGTCAGGGACATGCTATGTCATGCCTTTGATTGGAGCATTTCTCGCCGACTCTTATCTTGGAAGATACTGGACAATTGCCATATTCTCAATTATCTATGTTTGT GGGATGGCATTATTGACAATCTCAGCATCAGTACCAGGGCTTAGGCCAACTTGTTATGAAAAAGATAAATGTCATGCGACCGATGGTCAGACAGCAGTGTTCTTCGTTGCTCTCTACTTAGTAGCACTTGGAACCGGAGGGATCAAACCGTGTGTGTCATCCTATGGTGCGGACCAGTTTGATGATGCTGATCCTATTGAGAGGAACTACAAGAATTCCTTCTTTAATTGGTTTTACTTCTCCATCAATATCGGGGCTCTCGTTGCTTCTTCCTTGATAGTCTGGATACAACAGGACATTGGCTGGGGCTGGGGATTTGGTGTTCCTGCTGTCGCTATGGCATTTGCTGTTATATCGTTCTTTGGAGGATCTCATCTCTATCGATACCAAAAGCCTGGAGGCAGCCCTTTGACGCGTATTTGCCAGGTTGTTGTGGCTTCTTTTAGAAAATACGATATTTCATTGCCTGCCGAAAAATCTCTGTTATATGAGACTACAGCAGCTGAATCCGCCATCAAAGGGAGTCGCAAACTGGCTCATACAAACGAGTTGAG ATTCTTCGACAAAGCTGCTGTGAGAACAGAGTCGGATGAGAACAGAGGTTCTACAAACAATTGGAAGCTTTGCACAGTGACACAAGTTGAGGAGCTCAAGTCTGTTATCAAGTTGCTACCTATTTGGGCTACTGGGATTATCTTCAGCACAGTTTATAACCAAATGAGCAATATGTTTGTGTTGCAAGCCATGTATATGGATACACATTTAGGCAAATTCAAAATCCCCGAGGCTTCGCTTTCTGTTTTTGACACCATCGCAGTGATTCTCTGGGTTCCTGTCTACGATAGAATGCTTATCCCATTCGTTCGAAAGTTCACAGGTCACAAGAATGGATTGTCTCAACTCCAACGTATGGGTACGGGCCTAGTTATATCAGTTTTTGCGATGGTATCTGCTGCAGTCGTAGAGGTAGTTAGGCTCGGGATAGTAAAAAGGCACAATTACTATGACACCACAAATGACATCCCAATGTCTGTATTTTGGCAAATTCCTCAGTACATGATAATTGGTTGTGCTGAAGTTTTCACATTTATTGGTCAGTTGGAGTTTTTCTATGATCAAGCGCCTGATTCAATGCGGAGTTTGTGTGCTGCTCTATCTCTGACAACCACCGCGCTTGGGAGTTATGTGAGCTCATTGTTGGTAACCATTGTCACAGATTTGAGCACGAAGAATGGAAAGGCGGGATGGATAGCAGACAATCCAAACTATGGAAAgcttcattatttcttcttgctatTGTCCGTTTTAAGCGTGTTGAACTTCTTCATTTTCCTTGTTGTTGCAAAGAGGTACAAGTATAAGAAGGCGATCAACAAGGACGATCTTGTTCCAATGGTGGTTGATGATGACGACAAGCTCGCTTTGTGA